Genomic DNA from Parvivirga hydrogeniphila:
CGGAGACTACGACGCGGCGCTCGAGTCCTGCCATCGCGCGCTTGCGATCAACCCGCTGCTTCCGTCTGCGCGCTACATCCTCGGGATCATCTACCAGCGGCAAGGCGACGCGGTCCGGGCGATCAGCGAGTTCAAGAAGACGGTGTACATCGACGACACGTTCGCGCTTGCCCACCTCAACCTCGCCAACATATACAAGAGCCAGCGGAAGTGGGACATGGCCGCGAAGGAGTACGAGAACGCGCTGAAGGCCCTGTACAAGAACCCGGAAGGAGCGTGGACGGAGTTCTTGGGCGGGTTCAAGCTCGATTTGCTCGCGAAGACGTGCGAGCGCAGTCTGCTAGAGTGTCGGAAGGCCATGGGCGTCGCATAGCGCCCACGCTGTAGAGCGGCCGCGTTCTCGCCGATAACAGGCGCAAGCGGCAGGCACGGAGGGAGATGCTGATGGCGGCACGGATACTGGCGGTGGACGACAGCCCGACCATCCTCGAGATGATCAAGGCGATCCTCGAGTCGGGCGGGTACGAGGTCATCACCGCGTCCGACGGCAACGAGGCGCTCGAGAAGGCGCGCGGCGAGCACCCAGACCTCATCCTGCTCGACGTCATGCTGCCGAAGCTCGACGGCTACCGCGTGTGCCGTCTGCTCAAGTTCGACCAGAACTACAAGGACATCCCCATCATCATGCTGACCGCCAAGACGGAAGAGCAGGCGATGGCGACGGGCATCCGCACCGGTGCGGACCAGTACCTCACCAAGCCCGTGGAGCCCGACACCTTGCTCGCAGCTGTCGCCGAGGAGCTGGGCAAGGCGAAGGGTCAGTGACGGCGATGATCGATCCGGCGAGCATCGCGGGCCGCGTGCTGGACAGCCTGGCTTCAGCGGGGCTGCTCACCGTGGAGCAGATCGCGGCGTTGGACCAAACGGCGCAGTCACGCGGCGAGACCATCGCCACGGTGCTGCGCGAGAGCGGGTTCGTGCGGTCATCGGACATCGCCTCGGTGCTCGAGCACGAGATGGGCGTTCCGCGCGTGGACCTCTCCAGCTACGCGCCTGAAGAGTCAGCTTTGCGCATGGTGCCTGCCTCTGTGGCGGTTTCGCGCCGCATCCTGCCGCTGTTCGAGATCGAGGGTATGCTCACCGTTGCGATCGGCGAGCCGTTCGACGTGTTCTTGCTGGACGACCTCGCACGCGAGCTGGGGGTCGAGGTCGAGCCCGTGCTCGCGGAGCCGGACGCGATCGTGGCCGCGTTGCAGCAGCACTACGGCAGCGCGCAGCACGCTCCGGAGCCTGTCTCGGCGCCGGCGAGCGAGACGCCGCCGCCCGCTCCTGTCGCGGAGCAGCCTGCGGTGGCCGCGTCGGACTTTTTCGAGGAAGAGGCCGGCCCTGTCGCGCCGGTCGTCGCCGCTGCTCCAGCGGCCGAGCCAGCGGCGAAAGCCGAGCTGAGCGGCGAGGCGATCGAGCGGATGGCAGAAGGCCCGGCTGCCGAGTCGTCCATCGATCTGGACGTCCTAGCGGTGGCCGACGCGCGCAAGGTCGCCGTGCTCGTTACGCAGATCTTCGAGCTTGCCGTCGCCCAGAAGGCATCGCAGATCCATCTGCTGCCATACAAAGACGACTTCTTCTTGGTGTTGCGCGTCGCCGGCGCTCTGGAGAAGGTCGCAAGCGCTCCGTTATCGCTGCAAGGCGCGCTCGCCGAGGGCTTCCGGGCGTTCGTCAAGGCCCCGCCAGGGCCGGTGTCAGGTCCCTCGCTCGCGCGGTCCGCCGTGCGCATCGGGGAGCACGACCTCGCAGTGACGCTCTCCTCGGTGCCCACCGTCGCCGGGCAACGCCTCGTGGTGTCCCTCGAGCCGCGCCGGCGCGAGCCCAAAGGGCTGGACGCGCTCGGCATGACAGACGCCGAGGTGCGCGCGCTGCACGCGATGGTGGAGCGCGGGCGCGGCATGCTGCTCGTGTGCGCCCCCGTTGCGTCCGGTGCGAGCTCCACGTACTACGCGCTTCTCGCCCACGCGGCATCGGCCGGCAAGACCGTCTACTCCGTCGAGCACGCCGTGGCGTACGAGATCCCTGCCGTCGCGCAGGTCATGGTGGACGCGTCGTCGCCGGTGCCCGCTGCGAACTACTTCGCGGCAGGGCTCAGGCAGGACACGGACGTGGTCGCCATCGACGGTATACGCTCGGTCGAAGACGTTCACCTCGCCGTCGAGGCCGCGGGCATGGGCAAGCTGGTCGTGGCGACCTTCCCGGCCGCCGACATCGCTTCGGGCGTCCGGCGGTTGCTCGACCTCGGAGTCGAGCCGCACAGCCTGGCGCAGGCGCTCACGCTCGGCGTGGGGCAGCGGCTCGTCCGGCTGAACTGCCCCAACTGCACCCAGGAAGTGCCGAGCCAGGCGCTCGCCCTGCTGCCCGGCGGCACGCCGGAGATCGTGAACAAGGCCGGTCTCGGGTGTCCGAACTGCAACAAGACGGGATTCCGTGGCGCGGTGGGCATCTTCGAGGTCTTGCCGTTCACGGAGCCGCTCCGCGCACGGGTCGCGGCGTCGGCCTCGGCCGACGAGCTCGCTGATGCGGCAGCAGCAGCGGGGATGCGTTCGCTGGCGGAATCAGGGCTGGCCCGCGTGCGTGCGGGCCAGGTGAGCGCAGACGAGCTCGCGCGCGTCTTGCGGATCTAGCGGAGGTCGTGCGAGGTGCCTCGGAAGAAGAAGACGGCAGAAGACGTGAAGCCCCGCGACGAAGCAGGCGCCGTGCCGGATGTTCGCGCGACCGCGGAAGGCGGTCACGGCGACGCGTGCGAAGTCCCGTGGGCCCGGCTCGGTGCAGCGGTCGGGCGCGTCGTCGTGTTCTCGCTCGACGGTCAGCGCTACGCGCTGCCGATCGAGGACGTCCAGGAGATCCAGCAGGTGGTCGAGTTCGCGCCGGTTCCTGACGCGCATCCGGCGTTGCTGGGGATGGTGGACGTGCGCGGCATCGTGACGCCGGCGGTGGACATGGGCGTGCTGCTTGGGCTCGGGAGGCGCGAGATCCGTCTCGAGACCCCCATGATCCTGTTCTTGAGCAGGAAGCGCCTGATCGCAGCGGTCGTCGACGAGGTCGACGACGTGTTCGAGGTGCCGCCGATGTCGCTGCAGGCGCCGTCCGACCTGTACTCGCTCAAGGACACGATGATCGGTGTGTGCAAGATCGGTGACGAGCTGGTCATCGTGCTCGACCCCGACCGGCTCGTGCCGAGCGGCATCTCGCACGACGGAGAAGGAAGGCCGTAGCGATGGAGCGTCTGGACGAGCGGGCCGGCGTGGACGAGCAGGTGCGGAGGATACTTCGCGAGCGTGCGGAGTCGTTGGCGCAAGCGGAGTCCGAAGAGCATGCGGTAGAGACCCGAGGACTCCTCCTGTTCCGGCTCGGCGAGGAGACCTACGCGGTGGGCGTCGAAAGCGTCCGGGAGATCGTCAACGGCTTTTCTGTGACGCGCATCCCCTGCGTTCCTGCTCACGTGCTGGGCGTCATCAACGTGCGCGGCGAGATCGTGTCGGTGATCGACCTCGCTGCCGTGCTGAACGTGGGCTCCTCAGCAGGGCGCTCGCGCGAAGAAGAGGAGGGAAGCGGCATCATCGTCCGCTCCGAAGACGTGACGGCGATGCTGGTCGTCGACGAGATCGGCGACATCATCGACGTCCCCATGGCATCGGTGGAGCCACCGCTCTCAGCGCTCGACCGCGCGCACGCGGAGATGGTGTCAGGGACCGTGTACCAGAACGGACAGCTCGTCGCGATCGTCAACCTTGCTCGCATCCTGCAGCCGATCGGCGAGGCGGCATAGGCCCCCAGCGAAACAGGAGGACCGCATGTTCAAGAACCTCGTAGAGAAGGTGCGCACGACCTTCCTGCTCAAGTACTCGCTCGTCAACTTCGCGCTAATCGCCGTCGTGAACACGGTGCAGCTCGTCGTCGCGTGGCTCGTGTTCAAAGACGTTCTTGCGCGAAGCGAGAACCTCGTCACGCAGGCAGCGATCGTGGTGGGCACGTTCTTGATCATGCTCGTCGTGTTCATCTACGTCTACATCCAGATCGGCAAGCGCTTCATGGCGCCGCTCGGCCTGGTGGCATCGAGCGTGAAGGCCGCCTGCGAGGGCGAGATCGGGCACAAGGTCGACGTCGATTCGCCTGACGAGTTCGGGGTGCTCGCCCGCTCGTACAACCAGATGCTCGACCTCATCATGTACCTCGTGACGCAGACGCAAGAGTCGTCCAGCCGGCTTGCCGGTGCGGCGGCCGAGATCATGTCTGCGACAGAGCAGCAGGCGTCCGGGGCAGCGGAACAGGCGGCGTCGATCGCTCAGACGACGGCGACCATGGAAGAGCTCGCAGCGACCTACCGGCAGATCGCGGAGAACGCGGACCAGGTGGTGCACCTCGCCGAAGCGTCGCTCGGGAGCGCGGAGTCGGGGCAGCAGGCGGTCGCCAACACCCTTCAGGCGATGGAGCAGATCAAGGTGCGGGCGCAGGCGTCGGCGAACAAGATCATGCAGCTCGGCGAGCGGAGCCAGCACATCGGCCAGGTGCTCACCATCATCAACAACATCGCGGACCAGACGAAGATCCTCGCGCTGAATGCGGCCATCGAGGCGGCGCGGGCAGGAGAAGCGGGCAAGGGGTTCTCGGTGGTCGCAGTGGAGATCCGCAAGCTGGCGATGTCGGTGGTCGATTCCACCCGCGAGATCGAGACGATCATGACCGAGATCCAAAGCGCGGCGAACGACCTGGTCATCTCCACCGAGCAGGAGCTCAAGCAGGTGAGCCAGGGCGTGGACTTGGCGCAGGTCACGGGCGACAGCTTCGAGCAGATCCTGCACGCCATCGAGCAGACTGCGGTCGCGGCCAAGGAGATCTCCGCTGCCACCCAGCAGCAGCGAAGCGCCACCGACCAGGTGGTCAAGGCGATGCGCGAGGTCGCTGCCGTCGCTCAGCAGACCGCTGCAGGAAGCAAGCAAGTGGCCGCAGCAGCCGAGCAGCTCTCGCAGATCGCGCGGGAGTCGAGCCAGGTCGGCGCGGCATTCCGGCTGGTGCGATAGCGCGAGAGGCTGCGTAGGGAAGGGCTGCGACGATGGTCGACTTCGACCGCTCGGCATTCATACACAAGTTCCAGGAGGAGGCCGCCGAGTACCTCCAACGGCTCAACGAGGGCGTGATCACGCTCGAGGGCGACCCGAAGAACCGGGAGCTCATCGACCAGATGCTCAGGGACGCCCACACGCTCAAGGGGTCGTCGAGGATGGTCGGCCTGCTCGAGATATCCGACATCGCGCACCGGCTCGAAGACATCATGGTGAAGGTCCGCGACGGCGAGATGGCGTACGACCCGAGCATGTCGGACGCGTTCTTCGAGGCGCTCGACGCCATCGTCTTTCTGAAGGACAACGCCGGCAAGGACATCGCAGGCCAGCTGGACGTACCGGCCCTGCTGGACCGCCTTGCCGCGGTCGCGGGCGGCTCGCACGAAGAGGAGCCGCCTGGCGATGCGACCGCTGTACCATCTCCCGAGGCGCACGCCGAACCTCAGCCGACGAACCCGGCTCCCGGATCGCCGGCGACCACGGCCCCCGAGCCGCCGCCGGCCGCGGCAGCCGAGGAGCCGCAGCCGGCGCCTGCTGCGCCCGCAGAGCGCGCTGCGGGAACCGACCAGCAGCACGTCGAAGAGAAGCTTCAGGCGCGCGTCCAGCAGACGGTCCGCATCCGCACCGAGCAGGTCGACCGGCTCTTGAACCTCGTGAGCGAGGTCGTCATCTCTCAGATCAAGGCGGAGCAGCACGCGCGCGACCTTCGCGGGGCGCAGGCGCTTGCGACGGACCTGTACCAGGCGTGGCGCCGGGTGAGCGCGGCGATCGCGTTCGAGCAGCAGTCCGGTCTCGCCGCAGTCTCCGACGACCTCGCGATCATCGACGAGATGGTAGGCGAGCTCAGGACGCGCATGACGCAGATGCTCAAGGAGTACTCCGAGGAGGTCTCTCGCGCGTCGACAGTCGTCGGGGATCTCCAAGAGCACAGCATGGCCATCCGCATGCTGCCGGTCTCGACCGTCTTCAACGCGTTCCCGCGGGCGGTGCGGGACCTGGCTCGCCAGTTCAAGAAGGAAGTCGACCTCATCATCGAGGGCGGCGACACCGAGCTCGACAAGAAGGTGCTCGAAGAGATCAACGACCCGCTCATCCACATCATGCGAAACGCCGTGGACCACGGCATCGAGCCTTTGCAGCGGCGCCGTGAGCTCGGCAAGCCCGAGAAGGGCACCATCAGGCTCGCGGCGCGCCAGGAGGGCGACCACATCGTCATCGAGATCTCCGACGACGGCGCCGGCATCGACCCGGCCGCGGTGAAGGCCGCTGCGGTCCGCAAGGGCTATATCACCGAGAGCGAAGCGAAGTCCATGTCCGACCGAGAGGCCACCTACCTCATCTTCGAGGCCGGCTTCTCCACGAGTCCGATCATCACCGAGATCTCGGGCCGGGGTGTCGGCATGGACGTGGTCCGGGAGTTCATCGTCGACAAGCTCAAGGGCTCGCTGGACGTCGAGAGCAGGCCAGGAGAAGGGACGACGTTCCGGCTCACCATCCCGCTCACGCTCGCCATCATCCGCGCGCTGCTGGTGCGCGTAAGCGGCCAGCTGTTCGCGATACCGACGGCATCGATCGAAGAGACGCTGCGTATCGATCCGGCCGAGGTTATCAAGGCGGAGGGCCGGGAAGTCATCCGGCGGCAGCGCCGCACGATCCCGCTCGTGCACCTGCGCGACGTGCTCGGCCTCCCGGTCGACGAGGACACAGAGCCGGGGAAGCTGCCGGTCGTGACGATCGGTTTCTCGGGCCACCGGATGGGCTTCCTGGTGGACGCGTTCGTCGGCGAGCAGCAGATCGTGATCAAGACCCTCGGCTCGCATCTCAAGCACGTCGACAACGTGGCGGGCGTGACGATCCTCGGTGCAGGCGAGGTCGTGCCCATCCTGAACGTGCCCGACTTGATGGCGAATGCGCGGCGCATGACCGGCAGGTCGAGCGGCCGGACGCACGTCAAGCCCGAGAAGGAGCAAGGGCCGCGCACGGTGCTCATCTGCGAGGACTCGTTCACCACTCGCGAACTGGAGCGCTCGATCTTCGAAGCGGCCGGCTACGTCGTACAGACTGCGACAGACGGCGCGGCGGGCCTTACGAAGCTGCGCGAAGGGCTGAAGGTGGACGCCGTCGTCACCGACGTGCAGATGCCGAACATGACCGGGTTCGAGCTCACGCGGGCGATAAAGAGCGACGACGCCCTCAAGGAGATCCCGGTCATCATCGTCACCTCGCTGGAGCGCGAGGAGGAGAAGGCCGAGGGCATCGAGGCGGGCGCAGACGCCTACATCACCAAGTCGGTGTTCAACCAAGACACGCTGCTCGACACCGTCGAGCGTCTCATCCGGTAGCCGGGACAGGGGGAGGGCATGGCAGCGACGCCCGTGAGGGTGCTGGTGGTCGACGACTCGCTCGTCGCGCGGGAGATGCTCACACAGATCCTGCAGAGCGATCCGGGCATCGAAGTCGTCGGGGTGGCCTCCAACGGCGCGGAGGCCGTCGAGGCGGTCGCGCGGCTGAAGCCCGACCTCGTGACGATGGACATCCACATGCCGAAGATGGACGGCATCACGGCGGTGGAGCAGATCATGGCGTACACGCCGACCCCGATCCTTGTGGTGTCCTCGTCCGTGCACGGCGAGGGGGTCGGGCGTGCGTTCGACGCCTTGGCGGCCGGCGCGCTCGAAGTGATGAAGAAGCCGGAGCCGCGCGATTGGGCGGAGCTGGACCGCATCGCGGCCGAACTGATCCGCAAGGTGAAGCTGCTGTCGCGTGTCCGGGTCATCACGCACATCCGCGGACGCCGGGCCAGCGGTCGTCCAGCCGCTCCTACGCCCGTCCCGGCGCGGCAGCCGGGGACCGTCTCGCTCGTGGCGGTCGGCTCCTCGACGGGCGGGCCGTCGGCGCTCATGAGCGTGCTCGCTCCGCTTCCTGCCGATTTCCCGGTGCCGATCGTCATCGCGCAGCACATCGCGGAGGGCTTCGTCCCGGGGCTCGTGAGCTGGCTCGACGCAGCGTGCAAGCTCACGGTTCGTGCGGCGGTCGATGGTGAGACGGTGCAGCCGGGGAACGCCTATCTCGCCCCGACCGGTCTGAACCTTGCAGTCGATACGCTCACGCTGCGCTTCAAGAAGCCTGGCGAGCGGCAGCTGTACATCCCGTCGGCCGACACGCTCTTCGAGTCCGTGGCCAAGACGCACGGCGCAAGTGCAGTCGGCGTGCTGCTCACAGGCATGGGCGACGATGGCGCGCGCGGACTCAAGTCGCTGTACGACACCGGCGCGCTCACGATCGCGCAAGACGAGGCGACCTCGACGGTGTTCGGGATGCCGAAGGCCGCCATCGAGATGGGAGCGGCGCGCAAGGTGCTTCCCGTCCAGCAGATCGCCGATGCGCTGAAAGCGGCGGTGCGCGCGTAGCGTGCACGGGGGCGGCGTCAGGTATACTGGCGCCCATGCGCGACGTCCGCGATCGTCCCATCGGGGTGTTCGACTCAGGGCTCGGCGGCCTGACGGTGGTCCGCGAGCTCGTCTCCGCGCTTCCTCACGAATCCGTCCTCTACCTCGGAGATACTGCGCGCTGCCCGTACGGCCCGCGAGAACC
This window encodes:
- a CDS encoding chemotaxis protein CheW, yielding MPRKKKTAEDVKPRDEAGAVPDVRATAEGGHGDACEVPWARLGAAVGRVVVFSLDGQRYALPIEDVQEIQQVVEFAPVPDAHPALLGMVDVRGIVTPAVDMGVLLGLGRREIRLETPMILFLSRKRLIAAVVDEVDDVFEVPPMSLQAPSDLYSLKDTMIGVCKIGDELVIVLDPDRLVPSGISHDGEGRP
- a CDS encoding protein-glutamate methylesterase/protein-glutamine glutaminase, which gives rise to MAATPVRVLVVDDSLVAREMLTQILQSDPGIEVVGVASNGAEAVEAVARLKPDLVTMDIHMPKMDGITAVEQIMAYTPTPILVVSSSVHGEGVGRAFDALAAGALEVMKKPEPRDWAELDRIAAELIRKVKLLSRVRVITHIRGRRASGRPAAPTPVPARQPGTVSLVAVGSSTGGPSALMSVLAPLPADFPVPIVIAQHIAEGFVPGLVSWLDAACKLTVRAAVDGETVQPGNAYLAPTGLNLAVDTLTLRFKKPGERQLYIPSADTLFESVAKTHGASAVGVLLTGMGDDGARGLKSLYDTGALTIAQDEATSTVFGMPKAAIEMGAARKVLPVQQIADALKAAVRA
- a CDS encoding chemotaxis protein CheW, with translation MERLDERAGVDEQVRRILRERAESLAQAESEEHAVETRGLLLFRLGEETYAVGVESVREIVNGFSVTRIPCVPAHVLGVINVRGEIVSVIDLAAVLNVGSSAGRSREEEEGSGIIVRSEDVTAMLVVDEIGDIIDVPMASVEPPLSALDRAHAEMVSGTVYQNGQLVAIVNLARILQPIGEAA
- a CDS encoding methyl-accepting chemotaxis protein codes for the protein MFKNLVEKVRTTFLLKYSLVNFALIAVVNTVQLVVAWLVFKDVLARSENLVTQAAIVVGTFLIMLVVFIYVYIQIGKRFMAPLGLVASSVKAACEGEIGHKVDVDSPDEFGVLARSYNQMLDLIMYLVTQTQESSSRLAGAAAEIMSATEQQASGAAEQAASIAQTTATMEELAATYRQIAENADQVVHLAEASLGSAESGQQAVANTLQAMEQIKVRAQASANKIMQLGERSQHIGQVLTIINNIADQTKILALNAAIEAARAGEAGKGFSVVAVEIRKLAMSVVDSTREIETIMTEIQSAANDLVISTEQELKQVSQGVDLAQVTGDSFEQILHAIEQTAVAAKEISAATQQQRSATDQVVKAMREVAAVAQQTAAGSKQVAAAAEQLSQIARESSQVGAAFRLVR
- a CDS encoding GspE/PulE family protein, which produces MIDPASIAGRVLDSLASAGLLTVEQIAALDQTAQSRGETIATVLRESGFVRSSDIASVLEHEMGVPRVDLSSYAPEESALRMVPASVAVSRRILPLFEIEGMLTVAIGEPFDVFLLDDLARELGVEVEPVLAEPDAIVAALQQHYGSAQHAPEPVSAPASETPPPAPVAEQPAVAASDFFEEEAGPVAPVVAAAPAAEPAAKAELSGEAIERMAEGPAAESSIDLDVLAVADARKVAVLVTQIFELAVAQKASQIHLLPYKDDFFLVLRVAGALEKVASAPLSLQGALAEGFRAFVKAPPGPVSGPSLARSAVRIGEHDLAVTLSSVPTVAGQRLVVSLEPRRREPKGLDALGMTDAEVRALHAMVERGRGMLLVCAPVASGASSTYYALLAHAASAGKTVYSVEHAVAYEIPAVAQVMVDASSPVPAANYFAAGLRQDTDVVAIDGIRSVEDVHLAVEAAGMGKLVVATFPAADIASGVRRLLDLGVEPHSLAQALTLGVGQRLVRLNCPNCTQEVPSQALALLPGGTPEIVNKAGLGCPNCNKTGFRGAVGIFEVLPFTEPLRARVAASASADELADAAAAAGMRSLAESGLARVRAGQVSADELARVLRI
- a CDS encoding response regulator transcription factor, producing the protein MAARILAVDDSPTILEMIKAILESGGYEVITASDGNEALEKARGEHPDLILLDVMLPKLDGYRVCRLLKFDQNYKDIPIIMLTAKTEEQAMATGIRTGADQYLTKPVEPDTLLAAVAEELGKAKGQ
- a CDS encoding hybrid sensor histidine kinase/response regulator, which codes for MVDFDRSAFIHKFQEEAAEYLQRLNEGVITLEGDPKNRELIDQMLRDAHTLKGSSRMVGLLEISDIAHRLEDIMVKVRDGEMAYDPSMSDAFFEALDAIVFLKDNAGKDIAGQLDVPALLDRLAAVAGGSHEEEPPGDATAVPSPEAHAEPQPTNPAPGSPATTAPEPPPAAAAEEPQPAPAAPAERAAGTDQQHVEEKLQARVQQTVRIRTEQVDRLLNLVSEVVISQIKAEQHARDLRGAQALATDLYQAWRRVSAAIAFEQQSGLAAVSDDLAIIDEMVGELRTRMTQMLKEYSEEVSRASTVVGDLQEHSMAIRMLPVSTVFNAFPRAVRDLARQFKKEVDLIIEGGDTELDKKVLEEINDPLIHIMRNAVDHGIEPLQRRRELGKPEKGTIRLAARQEGDHIVIEISDDGAGIDPAAVKAAAVRKGYITESEAKSMSDREATYLIFEAGFSTSPIITEISGRGVGMDVVREFIVDKLKGSLDVESRPGEGTTFRLTIPLTLAIIRALLVRVSGQLFAIPTASIEETLRIDPAEVIKAEGREVIRRQRRTIPLVHLRDVLGLPVDEDTEPGKLPVVTIGFSGHRMGFLVDAFVGEQQIVIKTLGSHLKHVDNVAGVTILGAGEVVPILNVPDLMANARRMTGRSSGRTHVKPEKEQGPRTVLICEDSFTTRELERSIFEAAGYVVQTATDGAAGLTKLREGLKVDAVVTDVQMPNMTGFELTRAIKSDDALKEIPVIIVTSLEREEEKAEGIEAGADAYITKSVFNQDTLLDTVERLIR